From Schizosaccharomyces pombe strain 972h- genome assembly, chromosome: II, the proteins below share one genomic window:
- the nvj2 gene encoding uncharacterized protein: MFFAFLITYLLGGVTFLPFILFIYLLTRPTHKSEELRIIEPNNDCLTKLDKDIRIQGWIRVTTKFLQGKSGSVKVQEIPQDQLPKSSSDNAVTDRKTISPSGINNQYVIRNPKDVYYATVQAGKLHLFDPVKTSELLHVINLHEYLVVFYPGTVTENELFSNRNAIFLKYPAVSHKKESSTKSLLNKDLYVYGRTPSNKEDWNYALLSYSKISPAIKPLEAPIDFDYASVHHNLTALSSPDTDWLNAFIGRIFLGIHKTEGFKSLVVEKLTKKLSRIKTPGIMTDVKVIDVDVGEAIPTVNGLKFESLSNGGELIVSADIWYEGDCSFKAETTANIKFGSHFPSKTVPLALVIRLTHVSGKVRLLIKPPPSNRVWYAFYEKPRLHLIVEPMVARKQLTNNYLINFITQKLVELVHETIVMPNMNDLAFFIDNEAPIKGGLWDIELFRAPTIQKPAEKDAKAERKKSGLSSSTSEESLNRHISKRSSNSNDTAPSSHIIADKNLEPTSNIQLKKNPDGNLVETSELSDSDENSVLSNKSSTLSKKVVENTSPLKYTHSASKSFIGEVQDSLQALKTKAHKPRSIGGDSSQTTLSETTKKYGSVAKKSFFQGVSDAKSFVKKIKSTYIDDSSSNSPSDIESNYSADDNEISKSKAQNAIDFNVTNTHSPSRSISSEKSYKAAERGQQDKHNDVLVDLNPNVEAEKSNPHSNSQKTSKNDMSRNQRNKYAKEIMTGQPTLHPQGQLPIQNVEQRATHKPLPRPPVQVETREPVRPVPPIPKL, from the exons atgttttttgcatttctCATAACTTATTTATTGGGAGGTGTTACATTCCTCCCtttcatattatttatttacctACTCACCAGACCAACACACAAATCTGAAGAACTAAGAATTATTGAGCCCAATAATGATTGCCTGACTAAACTTGATAAAGATATTAGGATTCAAGGGTGGATCCGGGTTACCACTAAATTTCTTCAAGGAAAGTCTGGTTCCGTCAAAGTGCAGGAAATACCTCAAGATCAGCTTCCAAAATCTTCGTCTGATAACGCAGTTACTGACCGTAAAACAATTTCTCCTTCCGGAATCAATAATCAATATGTCATAAGAAACCCCAAAGATGTATATTATGCAACTGTACAAGCTGGTAAACTACATCTTTTCGACCCCGTAAAAACGTCTGAACTTCTTCATGTAATCAACCTACATGAGTATTTGGTTGTCTTTTATCCAGGAACGGTTACcgaaaatgaattatttaGTAACCGGAACGCAATTTTCTTGAAGTATCCTGCAGTTTCTCACAAAAAAGAATCCTCTACCAAAAGCTTGTTAAACAAGGACTTATATGTTTATGGACGTACTCCTTCAAACAAAGAAGATTGGA ATTATGCTTTATTATCTTACTCCAAAATATCACCTGCTATAAAACCACTTGAGGCCCCAATTGACTTTGATTATGCTTCTGTCCATCACAATCTTACTGCTCTTTCTTCACCAGACACAGATTGGTTAAATGCATTTATAGGCAGAATTTTTCTTGGTATCCATAAAACAGAAGGCTTCAAGAGCTTAGTTGTTGAAAAGCTAACGAAGAAGCTGTCAAGGATAAAAACACCAGGTATAATGACAGATGTCAAAGTCATTGACGTTGACGTTGGAGAAGCAATCCCTACTGTCAATGGTTTAAAGTTCGAATCTCTTTCTAACGGTGGTGAATTAATCGTAAGCGCCGATATTTGGTACGAAGGCGATTGCAGTTTTAAGGCAGAAACAACTGCAAACATTAAATTTGGGTCACATTTTCCCTCTAAGACTGTTCCTTTGGCTTTAGTAATTCGATTAACTCATGTCAGTGGAAAAGTTAgacttttaataaagcCACCTCCTTCCAATCGAGTGTGGTATGCATTTTATGAGAAACCGCGACTTCATTTGATTGTAGAACCTATGGTTGCAAGGAAACAACTTACGAATAATTATCTGATAAATTTCATAACGCAAAAACTAGTTGAACTAGTTCATGAGACCATTGTTATGCCAAACATGAACGACCTAGCATTTTTCATTGACAATGAAGCCCCTATTAAAGGAGGTTTGTGGGACATCGAACTTTTTAGAGCACCGACAATACAAAAACCAGCAGAAAAAGATGCGAAAGcggaaaggaaaaaatctGGCTTGTCAAGTTCTACTTCAGAAGAAAGTTTAAACAGACATATCTCAAAGCGCTCCTCTAATAGTAATGACACCGCTCCAAGCTCTCATATTATTGCTGACAAGAATTTGGAACCAACCTCGAATATccaattgaagaaaaaccCTGACGGAAATTTAGTAGAAACTTCGGAATTGTCAGACAGTGACGAAAACAGTGTACTTTCAAACAAGTCTTCCacactttcaaaaaaagtggTTGAAAATACTTCACCACTAAAGTATACTCACTCAGcttcaaaatcttttatCGGGGAAGTTCAAGACAGTTTACAAGCTTTAAAGACAAAGGCCCATAAGCCAAGGTCAATTGGTGGCGATTCTTCCCAAACAACTTTGTCTGAGACaaccaaaaaatatggTTCTGTTGCTAAAAAGTCATTCTTCCAGGGAGTTTCAGATGCTAAATCTTTTGTAAAGAAGATAAAATCAACTTACATTGATGATAGTAGCTCCAATAGCCCATCTGATATTGAGTCTAATTACAGCGCTGATGACAATGAAATCTCTAAGTCGAAAGCACAAAATGCTATCGATTTTAACGTGACTAACACTCATTCCCCTTCTAgatcaatttcttctgaGAAAAGTTATAAAGCTGCTGAGAGAGGACAACAAGACAAACATAACGACGTTCTCGTTGACCTAAATCCAAACGTTGAAGCTGAAAAAAGCAATCCTCACTCAAACAGCcaaaaaacttcaaaaaacgACATGTCGAGAAATCAAAGAAACAAGTACGCCAAAGAGATAATGACAGGTCAACCAACTTTACATCCGCAAGGACAATTGCCCATCCAAAACGTAGAACAGCGTGCTACCCACAAACCTTTACCTAGGCCTCCCGTACAGGTTGAAACACGAGAGCCGGTTCGACCTGTACCGCCTATACCAAAACTTTGA
- the ctr6 gene encoding Cu transporter Ctr6, whose protein sequence is MNHGGNSTMRHCSMKMTFNTDYDNLCIVFKSWHIGNLSQFLLSLLAIAILGYLFERLRSFTSLKETEFQRGYAGQQSEGLLTHHSKSLKSGRPFRLCALYAVQLVFSYFLMLVAMTYNAYVILAIAIGAAFGYRRSHCDTVQTVGLCH, encoded by the exons ATGAATCACGGCGGTAATTCTACGATGCGACACTGTTCAATGAAG ATGACCTTTAACACCGATTATGACAA CTTATGCATagtatttaaaagttgGCATATCGGTAATTTGAGCCAATTTTTACTCTCTCTGTTAGCAATTGCGATTCTGGgttatctttttgaaagacTTCGCAGCTTTACCAGTTTAAAGGAAACAGAATTTCAAAGAGGTTATGCTGGTCAGCAGTCTGAGGGTTTGTTAACCCATCATAGTAAGAGTCTAAAAAGTGGTCGACCTTTTCGTTTGTGTGCATTGTACGCTGTTCAACTGGTGTTTTCATATTTCTTAAT GTTGGTTGCCATGACCTACAAC GCTTATGTCATCCTCGCCATTGCTATCGGTGCTGCTTTTGGCTATAGGAGATCTCATTGTGATACTGTTCAAACTGTAGGATTATGCCATTAA
- the cms1 gene encoding U3-containing 90S preribosome complex subunit gives MSYTTTDADALDDQLDYQVDLVSEISVSDEESAQPTTITENFTASQNNDSAKREKRKKQRQKQKERKRAKLLELQDTNASIIQSPDTLSDLLNNYIKSIYSDLTDVELSDKVIKASYIEDTISFSKPKTVDNYPEYIQHLPGFTKKVVQNSNPEILVLCISALRAIDVLKPTKSLQNKNFKVAKLFGKHIRLEEHINYCKANKIGVGIGTTPRIAQLTNECFTCENLKYIILDYSFRDIKNNSILTSKESRKAVIDFLTSKTILENMAERKTKICFY, from the exons ATGAGCTACACGACAACAGACGCTGATGCTTTGGATGATCAACTTGATTATCAGGTAGATTTAGTTTCAGAAATTTCAGTTTCGGATGAAGAATCTGCACAACCTACTACAATAACTGAAAATTTTACTGCTTCTCAAAACAACGATTCAGCGAAAcgtgaaaaaagaaaaaaacaacgccaaaaacaaaaggaaaggaaaagagCTAAATTGTTAGAACTACAAGACACAAACGCTTCAATCATCCAGAGTCCAGACACGCTGTCCGATTTGTTAAATAATTACATAAAAAGCATTTATAGTGATCTTACCGATGTAGAATTGTCAGATAAAGTGATTAAAG CATCTTACATTGAAGATACGATCAGCTTCAGCAAACCTAAAACAGTAGACAATTATCCAGAATACATTCAACATCTTCCCGGTTTTACTAAAAAAGTTGTTCAAAACAGTAATCCTGAGATTCTTGTCCTATGCATATCTGCATTACGTGCCATCGACGTTTTGAAACCAACGAAATCattacaaaacaaaaatttcaaagttgCAAAGCTTTTCGGAAAACATATTCGATTAGAGGAACACATAAATTATTGtaaagcaaacaaaatagGTGTTGGTATAGGAACTACTCCTAGAATTGCCCAATTGACTAACG AATGTTTTACTTgcgaaaatttaaaatacattATACTAGATTACTCATTTCGTgacataaaaaataacagcATTCTTACGAGTAAAGAATCACGAAAAGCAGTAATCGATTTCCTAACTAGCAAAACTATTCTCGAAAATATGGCTGAAAGGAAAACCAAAATATGTTTCTACTAA
- the rga7 gene encoding Rho-type GTPase-activating protein Rga7, protein MLSAPSSSTTPASPPTSPPNTTSSDDFAVLKEPKVEAILNSELGLAILNDRIKDYLLTCKELAGFFKKRSILEEESGKNLQKLAKSYLETFQSKHHSPQSFSASVITSMEIHEQLANHSLTLQKTLSAFSDQVIEFHKNAERKRKSIKEYAKKQENAYLEAVMQMDKSKSRFKGAETEYNRALDNKNTGDSQKKVGFFKPKSNAQLTKLEDEARLKAENAESDMHSKIENAQNVQKQLLCIHRPNYIKQFFSLQREIESSLIANYLRYTKLCESNTLLNGLTIRPQKPTPTNCGLQHALDNINANTDFVQYVLHASIKHEDNKNPTDASKTKIIQPPSSYGTGSSAGKTNPPVNPTIKVTAAIPSPLQNTNPAPSTFPNPSVASPAFPNSSTSNPSTAPASASPLASTLKPSTANDTNGSSSSSSSNPRTSSPLASNAENKPPVAQQSPPVLLPTLPPIQTTTIQTSREVAPPPSSINSNRAASPFRPTSVSPQPSSPTKSLLFGARLDAIILREHSNIPNIVMQCTSQVENFGLNLQGIYRVPSSSARVNMLRSQFENNPLLQLHTPEDYENDVHAVADLLKIFFRELREPLIPDNHQRDFIDAGNVEDESRRRDAVHRAINDLPDANYSTIRHLTIHLAKIKENSDVNKMSTNNLAIIWGPTIIKQATIPEISSFSRTIEILIDYCFTIFDYD, encoded by the coding sequence ATGCTGTCGGCTCCCTCCTCCTCTACCACTCCCGCTTCCCCACCAACATCGCCTCCAAATACCACTTCCTCTGATGATTTCGCAGTTCTCAAAGAACCAAAAGTCGAAGCGATCCTCAATTCGGAACTTGGTCTAGCAATCCTAAATGATCGCATTAAAGACTACCTCCTCACTTGCAAAGAACTCGCCggattctttaaaaagcgTTCCATTCTCGAAGAAGAAAgtggaaaaaatttacaaaaacttGCTAAATCCTACCTAGAGACGTTTCAATCCAAACACCACTCTCCCCAATCTTTTTCCGCCTCTGTCATTACGAGTATGGAAATTCATGAACAACTTGCCAATCACAGTTTAACCCTTCAAAAAACTCTTTCTGCATTTTCCGATCAAGTCATCGAATTTCACAAAAACGCAGAACGCAAACGAAAATCCATCAAGGAATATGcgaaaaaacaagaaaacgCATATTTAGAAGCCGTTATGCAAATGGATAAATCCAAATCTCGCTTTAAGGGTGCCGAAACCGAGTACAACCGCGCTCTCGACAACAAAAACACTGGAGACTCCCAGAAGAAGgttggtttttttaaaccaaaaTCTAATGCTCAGCTCACCAAACTCGAAGATGAAGCTCGCCTTAAGGCCGAAAATGCAGAATCAGATATGCACAGTAAGATTGAAAACGCTCAAAACGTTCAAAAACAACTTTTGTGTATTCACCGACCAAACTACATAAAGCAATTCTTTTCCCTTCAACGCGAAATTGAAAGCTCACTCATTGCAAACTATCTACGGTACACAAAGCTCTGCGAGTCAAACACCCTGCTCAACGGTCTCACAATCCGTCCACAAAAGCCCACTCCTACCAACTGTGGTTTACAACATGCTTTGGATAATATAAATGCAAATACCGATTTTGTTCAATACGTCCTTCACGCCTCCATCAAGCATGAAGATAACAAAAATCCAACCGACGCttctaaaacaaaaatcattcaaCCTCCAAGCTCTTACGGAACTGGTTCCTCTGCCGGAAAAACCAATCCACCCGTCAACCCCACCATCAAGGTTACTGCTGCTATTCCCTCTCCCCTACAAAACACTAATCCTGCTCCATCCACTTTTCCCAACCCTTCTGTGGCTTCCCCTGCCTTCCCAAACTCATCTACTTCCAATCCCTCTACTGCTCCCGCTTCAGCCTCTCCTTTGGCTTCTACCCTAAAACCTAGTACCGCCAATGACACAAACggttcttcttcatcctcttcttccaatCCTCGTACCTCTTCTCCACTCGCTTCTAATGCAGAAAACAAGCCCCCTGTTGCCCAACAATCACCTCCCGTACTACTTCCTACTTTACCTCCCATCCAGACGACAACGATTCAAACGTCTCGAGAAGTCGCACCACCGCCTTCTAGCATCAACTCAAACCGTGCTGCATCTCCCTTCCGACCAACTTCTGTCTCCCCTCAACCTTCCTCTCCTACGAAATCGTTACTCTTTGGTGCTCGATTAGACGCAATCATTCTACGAGAACATTCCAACATTCCAAACATCGTAATGCAATGCACTTCCCAAGTCGAAAATTTTGGTCTCAACCTCCAGGGCATCTACCGTGTTCCCAGCTCTTCCGCCCGTGTCAACATGTTACGTTCTCAATTTGAGAATAATCCTCTCTTACAATTACATACACCTGAGGACTATGAAAACGACGTTCATGCAGTCGCTGATCTActaaaaatctttttccGTGAACTACGTGAACCGTTAATTCCCGACAATCATCAAAGAGACTTTATCGACGCAGGTAACGTTGAAGACGAATCCAGAAGAAGAGATGCCGTCCATCGTGCGATCAACGATCTTCCCGATGCCAACTACTCTACCATTCGTCATTTAACCATACATCTtgctaaaattaaagaaaacagcgatgtaaacaaaatgtCGACAAACAATTTGGCCATTATTTGGGGACCTACTATCATTAAGCAAGCTACTATCCCAGAAATTAGCAGTTTCTCTAGAACTATCGAAATTCTTATCGACTATTGTTTCACAATTTTTGACTACGATTAA
- the nif1 gene encoding SEL1/TPR repeat protein, protein kinase inhibitor Nif1, protein METMQSRTYAGLTKLNTTTALLNKKDGNDDDKAEHSKRSGYHGLSPLDALALKHRDLNRKLNLRAMMSKSEDNLQILKETTSGSSSDLLNIESPASPAEASSPFTVRTPTVHDPEHYFVAQKLSSVFGTPDLEDETDFFDYFSAAPDVHPNDIFDSYNSNNIAESFDDDNYYNSLLPPNAPYYHEIEPPRTASNTSPTPNSIKSAHPAEPPKRPAFTRSATSPDKILPTRIKSKDTVSSGDSTPLSGSSSSKGMLMSMSTSENHSLSSNPELSNSNLLAKNESPADVSNNESGNESSKEPDKEHSTPIHPTTPVSRCARPSSRQQTISILQAQSPFLKKSDKERANLNKTMVSINKSINIHQSIHEISCPHHSSSDNCLFILISLMDRLHSPVLKQLDVSLQSLTMTAIRYIDLNYVDVQYTNLRGGAYGNGNNSESSDNAQLKKEEHLNLAIHFHLLNDHDKCFWHTGMASSYEDYTATFIYGLYLRHGLACSPKTHVSFLFLLKTATQLLNKLVECLHSSDLGLNDTTPNEKLSTEYNQQRLLLALILYELGVCFMHGWGITRDRYLALHLIKLSGAWGDADAQFEAGLQMSLGAVSDKDSHMAAYYYRLAGFQGISPPSKCKWVYKSKYSLAANHKVPAASEVAYVSAIVENLESHSLKFSTKPKAKLRSLITSVRYL, encoded by the coding sequence ATGGAGACCATGCAAAGCCGTACTTACGCAGGATTGACCAAGTTGAATACAACTACGGCtctattaaacaaaaaggaTGGAAACGATGATGACAAAGCAGAACATAGCAAACGCAGTGGGTACCACGGACTGTCACCGCTAGACGCTTTAGCTTTAAAACATAGAGACTTGAATCGAAAGCTCAATTTACGAGCTATGATGTCCAAATCTGAAGACAActtacaaattttgaaagaaacaaCATCCGGATCTTCGTCTGACTTATTAAACATCGAATCACCCGCTTCACCAGCTGAAGCTAGTTCTCCGTTTACTGTTCGAACCCCAACCGTTCATGATCCGGAACACTACTTTGTCGCACAGAAACTTAGCAGTGTTTTTGGAACTCCAGACTTGGAGGATGAAAcagatttttttgattattttagCGCTGCCCCAGATGTCCATCCAAACGATATCTTTGACTCATATAACTCAAACAATATTGCTGAATCCTTTGATGACGATAATTATTACAACTCTCTGTTACCACCTAACGCACCTTATTATCATGAGATTGAGCCTCCTAGAACTGCTTCAAACACTTCACCCACACCGAATTCAATTAAAAGTGCACACCCTGCTGAACCGCCAAAGAGACCAGCTTTCACGAGAAGTGCGACTTCTCCGGATAAGATTTTGCCTACTAGAATAAAATCGAAAGATACAGTATCCTCGGGAGACAGTACTCCGCTCTCTGGatcctcttcttccaaaGGTATGTTAATGTCAATGTCAACGTCGGAAAACCATTCATTATCTTCCAATCCCGAATTATCAAACTCAAATTTACTTGCTAAAAACGAATCACCTGCGGACGTTTCTAATAACGAATCTGGCAACGAATCAAGCAAGGAGCCTGACAAGGAGCACTCTACCCCTATCCACCCAACTACTCCCGTTTCTCGCTGTGCTCGTCCAAGTTCTAGACAACAAACCATTTCCATTTTGCAGGCACAGTCTCCTTTTCTGAAAAAGTCAGATAAGGAACGAGCAAATCTGAACAAAACTATGGtttcaataaacaaatccATTAATATTCATCAATCGATACACGAAATTTCATGTCCACATCATTCCTCTTCTGATAATTGTCTGTTCATACTTATATCTTTGATGGATAGATTACACAGTCCAGTATTAAAACAACTAGATGTTTCTTTACAATCGCTGACCATGACTGCTATTCGGTACATCGATTTAAATTATGTAGATGTACAGTATACAAACCTGCGTGGTGGAGCTTATGGAAATGGAAATAACAGTGAATCAAGCGATAATGCACaactaaaaaaagaagagcaTTTGAATCTGGCAATTCATTTCCATCTTCTGAATGATCATGACAAATGCTTTTGGCATACCGGTATGGCTTCTAGTTACGAAGATTATACGGCAACCTTTATCTATGGTCTTTATTTGCGTCATGGACTTGCTTGTTCACCGAAAACCCATGTGTCCTTTCTATTTTTGCTGAAAACAGCAACACAACTTTTAAACAAACTAGTCGAATGCCTCCATTCATCTGATTTAGGCTTAAACGATACAACTCCAAATGAGAAGCTATCAACTGAATACAATCAACAACGCCTTCTTTTAGCTTTAATACTTTATGAATTGGGCGTATGTTTTATGCATGGATGGGGAATAACGCGGGATCGTTATCTGGCTTTGCATTTAATCAAGTTGAGCGGGGCATGGGGCGATGCTGATGCGCAGTTTGAAGCTGGTCTTCAAATGTCTTTGGGAGCTGTTTCAGACAAGGACTCTCATATGGCAGCTTACTATTACCGTTTGGCTGGATTTCAAGGGATTTCACCCCCTTCGAAATGCAAGTGGGTTTATAAATCGAAATATAGCTTAGCTGCTAATCATAAAGTGCCTGCTGCAAGCGAAGTGGCATATGTTTCGGCCATTGTAGAAAATTTAGAATCTCACTCACTGAAGTTTTCTACAAAGCCAAAAGCTAAATTACGAAGTTTGATTACTTCTGTAAggtatttgtaa
- the sui1 gene encoding translation initiation factor eIF1: MSAIQNFNTVDPFADTGDDDAQPLNNIHIRIQQRNGRKTLTTVQGLPREFDQKRILRALKKDFACNGTIVKDDDLGEVIQLQGDQRIKVMEFLTQQLGLQKKNIKIHGF; encoded by the exons ATGTCTGCTATTCAAAACTTCAATACAGTTG ATCCTTTTGCTGACACTGGTGATGATGATGCTCAGCCTCTGAATAACATTCATATTCGCATCCAGCAAAGAAATGGCCGAAAGACTTTAACTACTGTTCAAGGTCTTCCTCGTGAATTTGACCAAAAGCGTATCTTGCGtgctttgaaaaaagattttgctTGCAACGGTACCATTGTTAAGGACGATGATTTGGGAGAAGTTATACAACTTCAAGGTGATCAACGTATCAAGGTAATGGAGTTTTTGACTCAACAGCTTGGTTTGCAAAAGAAGAACATCAAGATTCATGGTTTCTAG